A window from Chitinivorax sp. PXF-14 encodes these proteins:
- a CDS encoding TIGR02281 family clan AA aspartic protease: MKLEFAVVLALLTSPVAATEVALVGMMGQKALVSIDGGKERILTAGQSTSEGVRYLGPEGGRALFEVNGKRKALTLGEAAYRSSGDSGAGKTVLQSDGQGHFLTDVMINGATVRGLVDTGATYVSMSMSQARSLGIKLDGAPKGAMQTANGAVPAYLVKLQSVKVGDITLSNIDGLVSAGDQGGVVLIGMSFLNRLSMQRDGEKMVLTKRY, encoded by the coding sequence ATGAAGCTTGAGTTTGCCGTTGTGCTGGCGCTGCTGACCTCACCCGTTGCCGCAACCGAGGTTGCCCTGGTCGGCATGATGGGGCAGAAGGCGCTGGTCTCGATCGACGGAGGCAAGGAACGCATTCTGACCGCGGGCCAATCGACCTCCGAAGGTGTGCGCTATCTCGGCCCGGAAGGTGGCCGTGCCCTATTCGAGGTCAACGGCAAGCGCAAGGCGCTGACGCTGGGAGAGGCGGCTTATCGCAGCAGCGGCGACAGTGGCGCAGGCAAGACCGTGCTTCAATCCGATGGACAGGGGCATTTTCTGACCGATGTCATGATCAACGGGGCGACAGTGCGTGGCCTAGTCGATACCGGGGCGACCTATGTCTCGATGAGCATGTCGCAAGCCAGATCGCTGGGCATCAAGCTTGATGGGGCTCCCAAGGGGGCCATGCAGACGGCCAACGGCGCGGTGCCGGCCTATCTCGTCAAGTTGCAGTCGGTCAAGGTTGGTGATATCACGCTCTCCAATATCGACGGATTGGTGAGCGCGGGCGATCAGGGCGGGGTCGTGTTGATCGGCATGAGCTTTCTGAACCGCCTGTCGATGCAACGTGATGGCGAGAAGATGGTGCTGACCAAGCGTTACTGA
- a CDS encoding ClpXP protease specificity-enhancing factor, with amino-acid sequence MSEISTKPYLIRAIHQWCVDNNYTPYLAVAVIGDKVQVPLEYVKDDQIVLNVSYGATRNLDIGNDWVSFSTRFGGVSRDIVVPVGAVISIFARETGGGMSFDIEEQAEPPEAPPPAAPTDDRPKGRAKLQVIK; translated from the coding sequence ATGAGCGAGATCTCGACCAAGCCGTATCTGATCCGGGCCATCCATCAATGGTGCGTGGACAATAACTACACGCCGTATCTGGCCGTTGCCGTGATTGGCGACAAGGTGCAGGTGCCGCTTGAGTATGTGAAGGATGACCAGATCGTCCTGAACGTGAGTTATGGGGCGACGCGTAATCTCGACATCGGCAACGACTGGGTCAGTTTCTCGACACGCTTCGGCGGGGTCTCGCGCGACATCGTCGTCCCGGTCGGCGCCGTAATTTCGATTTTTGCCCGCGAGACGGGCGGTGGCATGAGCTTCGACATCGAGGAGCAGGCCGAGCCGCCGGAGGCGCCGCCGCCAGCGGCACCAACGGACGACCGCCCCAAGGGCCGTGCAAAGCTGCAGGTCATCAAATAG
- a CDS encoding glutathione S-transferase N-terminal domain-containing protein has product MMTLYSGTTCPFSHRCRIVLFEKGMDFQINDVDIHNKPEDLAIMNPYNEVPVLIERDLILHEANIINEYIDERFPHPQLMPADPIMRARARLFLHRFEQELFGYVRVLENGGSSKKDQEKARKAISDNLSQIAPVFSKQKYMLGDEFSMLDVAVAPLLWRLEHYGIEFGKPNPHLLKYAERLFSRQAFIDSLTPAEKAMRK; this is encoded by the coding sequence ATGATGACTCTGTACTCCGGCACCACTTGCCCGTTCAGCCATCGCTGCCGCATCGTCCTGTTCGAAAAGGGCATGGACTTCCAGATCAACGATGTGGATATCCACAACAAACCCGAAGATCTGGCCATCATGAACCCGTACAACGAGGTTCCTGTCCTGATCGAGCGCGATCTGATCCTGCACGAAGCCAATATCATCAACGAGTACATCGACGAGCGCTTCCCGCACCCGCAACTGATGCCGGCCGACCCGATCATGCGTGCGCGCGCGCGCCTGTTCCTGCATCGTTTCGAGCAAGAGCTGTTTGGCTATGTGCGCGTACTGGAAAATGGCGGCAGCAGCAAGAAGGATCAGGAAAAGGCGCGCAAGGCGATCAGCGACAACCTGAGCCAGATCGCACCGGTCTTCTCCAAGCAGAAATACATGCTGGGCGACGAATTCTCCATGCTCGATGTGGCCGTGGCTCCGCTGCTGTGGCGCCTGGAGCATTACGGTATCGAGTTCGGCAAACCCAATCCGCACCTGCTGAAGTATGCTGAGCGCCTGTTCAGCCGCCAGGCCTTTATCGATTCGCTGACCCCAGCCGAAAAGGCGATGCGCAAGTAA
- a CDS encoding cytochrome c1: MKKLISKFLLALLVVPVMAFANEDVHLDKAQVNTRDYESLQRGAKTFVNYCLNCHSAGYMRYNRLQDLGLTEQQIKENFLFSPDAKIGDLMKVSMTSKDAKEWLGAAPPDLTVIARSRGADWLYTYLRGFYRDDSRPTGWNNTVFDKVGMPHVLYELQGEQQVEIKKNAEGHEEKEVKLVKAGTLTSLKDGKANTADYDQMVNDLVNYLVYMGEPAQNKRETIGYVVLLFLILVLVPLSYALKKEYWKDVH; this comes from the coding sequence ATGAAAAAACTGATTAGCAAATTTCTGCTTGCGCTGCTGGTCGTGCCGGTCATGGCCTTTGCCAACGAGGATGTTCATCTCGACAAAGCTCAGGTCAACACCCGCGACTATGAGTCGCTGCAGCGCGGTGCCAAGACCTTCGTCAACTACTGCCTGAACTGCCATAGCGCCGGCTACATGCGCTACAACCGTCTGCAGGACCTGGGCCTGACCGAACAGCAGATCAAGGAAAACTTCCTGTTCAGCCCCGATGCCAAGATCGGTGATCTGATGAAGGTATCCATGACCAGCAAGGATGCCAAGGAATGGCTCGGTGCAGCACCGCCGGACCTGACCGTGATCGCCCGTTCGCGTGGCGCCGACTGGCTTTACACCTATCTGCGCGGCTTCTATCGCGACGACAGCCGCCCGACTGGCTGGAACAACACGGTGTTCGACAAGGTCGGCATGCCGCACGTCCTGTACGAGCTGCAGGGCGAGCAGCAGGTCGAGATCAAGAAGAATGCCGAAGGCCACGAAGAGAAGGAAGTGAAGCTGGTCAAGGCCGGCACACTGACCAGCCTCAAGGACGGCAAGGCCAATACCGCGGACTACGACCAAATGGTCAATGATCTGGTCAATTACCTTGTCTACATGGGTGAGCCCGCGCAGAACAAGCGTGAGACCATTGGCTATGTGGTCCTGCTGTTCCTGATCCTAGTGCTGGTACCGCTGTCCTACGCTCTCAAGAAAGAGTACTGGAAAGACGTGCACTAA
- a CDS encoding cytochrome bc complex cytochrome b subunit, producing the protein MTTENKVLNWIDERFPLTATWKAHISEYYAPKNFNFWYFFGSLALLVLVLQIVTGIFLTMNYKPDAAQAFASVEYIMRDVSGGWIIRYMHSTGASMFFVVVYLHMFRGLLYGSFRQPRELVWVFGMLIFLCLMAEAFMGYLLPWGQMSFWGAQVIVNLFASIPVIGPDLSTWIRGDFVVSDATLNRFFALHVIAVPLVLLLLIVAHLVALHEVGSNNPDGIEIKKNKDPKTGIPLDGIPFHPYYTVKDIFGVAVFLVVFSAIVFFLPNFFGYFLEDNNFIPADPLKTPPHIAPVWYFTPFYAILRAVPSFAGTQVWGVIAMGVAVVVIAFLPWLDKSPVKSIRYRGPKFKIALALFVVAFIGLGILGALPTTNARTIVAQILSFIYFGFFFLMPWYTKNDSTKPVPDRVTG; encoded by the coding sequence ATGACGACTGAAAACAAGGTCCTCAACTGGATCGATGAGCGCTTCCCGCTCACCGCAACCTGGAAGGCGCACATTTCGGAATACTACGCGCCGAAAAACTTCAACTTCTGGTACTTCTTCGGCTCGCTGGCCCTGCTCGTACTGGTGCTGCAAATCGTCACCGGCATCTTCCTGACGATGAACTACAAGCCGGATGCCGCCCAGGCTTTCGCCTCCGTCGAATACATCATGCGCGACGTGTCGGGCGGCTGGATCATCCGCTACATGCACTCGACCGGCGCCTCGATGTTCTTTGTCGTGGTCTATCTGCACATGTTCCGCGGCCTGCTGTACGGCTCGTTCCGTCAGCCACGCGAACTGGTGTGGGTATTCGGCATGCTGATCTTCCTGTGCCTGATGGCGGAAGCCTTCATGGGTTACCTGCTGCCGTGGGGCCAGATGTCGTTCTGGGGCGCCCAGGTAATCGTCAACCTGTTCGCATCGATCCCGGTCATCGGCCCGGATCTGTCGACCTGGATTCGTGGTGACTTCGTCGTATCCGATGCAACGCTGAACCGCTTCTTCGCGCTGCACGTCATCGCCGTTCCGCTGGTCCTGCTGCTGCTGATCGTTGCCCACCTCGTGGCACTGCACGAAGTCGGCTCGAACAACCCGGATGGCATCGAGATCAAGAAGAACAAGGACCCGAAGACCGGCATTCCGCTCGACGGCATCCCGTTCCACCCGTACTACACGGTCAAGGACATCTTCGGCGTGGCCGTGTTCCTGGTGGTGTTCAGCGCGATCGTGTTCTTCCTGCCCAACTTCTTCGGCTACTTCCTGGAAGACAACAACTTCATCCCGGCCGACCCGCTGAAGACACCGCCGCACATTGCGCCAGTATGGTATTTCACGCCGTTCTACGCCATTCTGCGTGCGGTGCCGTCGTTCGCCGGCACCCAGGTTTGGGGCGTGATCGCCATGGGCGTGGCTGTCGTCGTCATCGCCTTCCTGCCGTGGCTGGACAAGAGCCCGGTGAAGTCGATCCGCTACCGCGGCCCCAAGTTCAAGATCGCACTGGCACTGTTTGTCGTTGCATTCATTGGCCTTGGCATCCTCGGCGCACTGCCGACGACCAATGCCCGCACCATCGTGGCCCAGATCCTGTCGTTCATCTATTTCGGCTTCTTCTTCCTGATGCCGTGGTACACCAAGAATGACTCGACCAAGCCAGTACCGGATCGCGTGACCGGTTAA
- the petA gene encoding ubiquinol-cytochrome c reductase iron-sulfur subunit — MSDTPVDNSKRRFLVAATGAAGAVAAAGVATPFLISFFPSERAKAAGAPVEVDISKLEPGQKINVEWRGKPVWIVNRTKEQLANLVKLDDKLADPKSDADQQPDYAKNAGRSIKPEIWIAVGICTHLGCSPTFRPDLAPADLGPEWLGGFYCPCHGSKFDLAGRVYKGVPAPSNLVIPPHKYLSDTRVLVGEDK, encoded by the coding sequence ATGAGCGATACACCTGTCGATAACAGCAAGCGCCGCTTTCTTGTCGCGGCAACCGGTGCCGCTGGCGCCGTGGCGGCTGCCGGGGTGGCGACGCCGTTTCTGATCAGCTTCTTCCCGAGCGAACGAGCCAAAGCGGCCGGCGCACCGGTAGAGGTCGATATCAGCAAACTCGAGCCTGGCCAGAAGATCAACGTCGAATGGCGCGGCAAGCCAGTCTGGATTGTCAACCGCACCAAGGAGCAGCTCGCCAACCTGGTCAAGCTCGACGACAAGCTCGCAGACCCGAAGTCGGATGCGGACCAGCAGCCTGACTACGCCAAGAATGCCGGCCGCTCGATCAAGCCGGAAATCTGGATCGCCGTCGGCATCTGTACACACCTGGGCTGTTCGCCGACCTTCCGCCCCGATCTGGCGCCAGCCGATCTGGGCCCGGAATGGCTCGGCGGCTTCTACTGCCCCTGTCACGGCTCCAAGTTCGACCTCGCAGGCCGCGTCTACAAGGGCGTTCCGGCACCGAGCAACCTCGTCATTCCGCCGCACAAATACCTGAGCGACACCCGTGTCCTCGTCGGTGAAGACAAATAA
- a CDS encoding Nif3-like dinuclear metal center hexameric protein, which translates to MVTRQELENYTQQLLEVWRFKDYAPNGLQVEGREQIQTIVTGVTANRQLIEQAIELGADAILVHHGFFWKNEDARIVGIKRQRIAQLLAHDINLFGYHLPLDAHPELGNNAQLGLRLGLSVEGNFGDQALGAVGTLPQALSATELGARIEAALQRPPLMVGEASTPIRRIAWCTGGAQGYFNDALLQGVDAYLTGEISEPVVHTAREAGTLFIAAGHHATERYGIDALGRHLAERFDLAHHFVDIDSPA; encoded by the coding sequence ATGGTCACGCGCCAGGAATTGGAAAATTATACACAGCAACTGCTCGAAGTCTGGCGCTTCAAGGACTATGCCCCCAATGGCCTGCAAGTCGAAGGCCGGGAGCAGATCCAGACCATCGTCACCGGCGTGACCGCCAACCGGCAGCTGATCGAGCAGGCAATCGAGCTTGGTGCCGATGCGATTCTCGTTCACCACGGTTTTTTCTGGAAAAATGAGGATGCACGCATCGTTGGCATCAAACGGCAGCGCATCGCACAGCTCCTGGCGCACGATATCAACCTGTTTGGCTATCACCTGCCACTCGATGCCCACCCCGAACTCGGCAACAACGCGCAACTGGGCTTGCGCCTCGGCCTGAGCGTCGAGGGTAATTTCGGCGATCAGGCGCTGGGTGCGGTCGGCACCCTCCCCCAAGCGCTTTCCGCCACGGAGCTGGGAGCGCGCATCGAAGCGGCCTTGCAGCGTCCCCCACTGATGGTCGGCGAGGCCTCCACGCCAATTCGACGCATCGCCTGGTGCACCGGTGGCGCGCAGGGCTATTTCAACGATGCCCTGTTGCAGGGCGTCGACGCCTACCTGACCGGAGAAATCTCCGAGCCCGTCGTCCACACCGCACGCGAGGCCGGCACGCTGTTCATCGCGGCGGGCCATCATGCGACTGAGCGCTACGGCATAGATGCGCTGGGCAGACATCTGGCCGAGCGATTTGATCTGGCTCACCACTTCGTCGACATCGATAGCCCGGCATAA
- a CDS encoding Do family serine endopeptidase, which yields MLKKLWLIFAQSATVALALWFVVSLAHPDWLGRREPQQVVTLREASQPNSVAAPRERGPVSYRDAAAKAQPAVVNIYTSKEVKVPRHPLANDPFFRQFFGDRGMATQRASSLGSGVIVSDEGYIVTNHHVVKAADEIEVALADGRTASAKLVGTDPETDLAVIRVGLDKLPVMTLADSDKLAVGDVTLAIGNPFGVGQTVTMGIVSALGRSQLGINTFENFIQTDAAINPGNSGGALIDVDGNLVGINTAIYSQSGGSLGIGFAIPANSVRQIMEQIIRNGTVTRGWIGVEMRPLNAELAVAYGLKQGAGVLVSGIVRDGPAHQAGLLPGDVLVEVARQPVGDVAGAMNRIAALSPGTRLQLGVMRDGQRIEVESVVARRPHFSRNGLE from the coding sequence ATGTTGAAAAAACTCTGGCTGATTTTCGCACAAAGCGCCACGGTCGCGTTGGCGCTCTGGTTTGTCGTGTCGCTGGCCCACCCGGACTGGCTGGGGCGGCGCGAACCGCAACAGGTCGTGACCTTGAGGGAGGCCTCTCAGCCAAACTCGGTCGCCGCCCCTCGCGAGCGTGGCCCAGTTTCCTATCGTGATGCTGCGGCAAAGGCCCAGCCGGCGGTGGTCAACATCTACACCAGCAAGGAAGTGAAGGTACCGCGTCACCCGCTGGCCAATGATCCTTTCTTCCGCCAGTTTTTCGGCGATCGCGGCATGGCGACGCAGCGTGCGTCAAGCCTGGGCTCCGGCGTGATCGTCAGCGACGAGGGCTACATCGTCACCAACCATCACGTGGTCAAGGCGGCGGACGAAATCGAGGTGGCGCTGGCCGATGGCCGGACTGCGTCCGCGAAATTGGTCGGCACCGACCCGGAAACCGATCTGGCGGTCATCCGAGTCGGCTTGGACAAACTCCCGGTGATGACCTTGGCCGACTCCGACAAGTTGGCTGTCGGTGATGTGACGCTGGCCATCGGCAACCCGTTCGGTGTGGGCCAGACCGTGACGATGGGGATCGTCAGCGCGCTGGGGCGCAGCCAGCTTGGCATCAACACCTTTGAGAACTTCATCCAGACGGATGCCGCGATCAATCCCGGTAACTCCGGTGGTGCGTTGATCGATGTCGACGGCAATCTGGTCGGCATCAACACTGCCATTTATTCGCAAAGTGGTGGCTCGCTGGGTATCGGGTTTGCCATACCGGCCAATTCCGTACGGCAGATCATGGAACAGATCATCCGTAACGGCACGGTGACACGCGGCTGGATCGGCGTCGAAATGCGCCCGCTCAACGCCGAGCTGGCGGTTGCCTATGGTTTGAAGCAGGGGGCCGGTGTGCTGGTGTCGGGGATTGTGCGTGACGGGCCGGCGCATCAGGCCGGCCTGTTGCCTGGCGACGTGCTGGTGGAAGTGGCGCGGCAGCCTGTCGGCGATGTGGCGGGGGCCATGAACCGGATTGCCGCGCTGTCACCGGGCACGCGCCTGCAGCTGGGCGTGATGCGCGACGGGCAGCGGATCGAGGTCGAATCGGTGGTGGCGAGGCGGCCGCACTTCAGCCGCAATGGCCTGGAGTGA
- the tatC gene encoding twin-arginine translocase subunit TatC, with amino-acid sequence MTDEVQSFISHLIELRTRLLRAIIGLVVVFVALFHWSGDIYALIAMPMLHSLPRGGQMIATEVTTPFFVPMKVTMMAAFLITLPHTLYQAWAFVAPGLYDHEKRLIAPLIVASTLLFMLGMSFAYFLVFPVVFHFMNSVAPAGVAVMTDISKYLDFVLGMFLAFGVTFEVPIAVILLVKFGVVSVDKLREARSYVIVGAFIVAAVVTPPDVLSQIMLAVPLWLLYEAGVIVAAMMVKADQRRAGNLPTIHS; translated from the coding sequence ATGACCGACGAAGTCCAATCCTTCATCTCGCACCTGATCGAGCTGCGGACCCGGCTGCTGCGCGCCATCATCGGGCTGGTGGTGGTATTCGTGGCACTGTTCCACTGGTCTGGCGACATATACGCCCTGATTGCGATGCCCATGCTGCATTCGCTGCCACGGGGCGGCCAGATGATCGCAACCGAAGTCACCACGCCCTTCTTCGTGCCAATGAAGGTGACCATGATGGCGGCCTTCCTCATCACGCTGCCGCACACGCTCTACCAGGCCTGGGCTTTCGTCGCGCCGGGCCTGTACGACCACGAAAAACGCCTGATTGCGCCGCTGATCGTCGCCAGCACCCTACTGTTCATGCTCGGCATGAGCTTTGCGTATTTCCTGGTATTCCCCGTCGTCTTCCACTTCATGAATTCCGTCGCGCCAGCCGGCGTGGCCGTGATGACGGACATCAGCAAGTATCTGGATTTCGTGCTCGGCATGTTCCTGGCGTTCGGCGTGACTTTTGAAGTGCCGATCGCAGTGATCTTGCTGGTGAAATTCGGCGTGGTCAGCGTCGACAAGCTGAGGGAGGCGCGCTCCTATGTGATCGTTGGCGCGTTCATCGTCGCCGCCGTGGTGACCCCGCCCGACGTGCTGTCGCAAATCATGCTGGCCGTCCCGCTCTGGTTGCTGTACGAAGCCGGCGTGATCGTCGCGGCCATGATGGTCAAGGCGGATCAGCGGCGTGCCGGCAATCTGCCGACGATCCACAGCTGA
- the tatB gene encoding Sec-independent protein translocase protein TatB: MFDISFGEMVVIGAVALVVIGPERLPKVARTLGHLVGRAQRYVAQVKADVSREIELDELRKVQGEISQAARQLEQQIHNEVQLAQAEVDKMRQEAEANAASIPDFSQQLRNDVLGEAPPAVSAPVVDLFSQPLAEPPPPVFTPEETEFRSRQLDLFADTAPTPHAETHHP; this comes from the coding sequence GTGTTCGATATCAGCTTTGGAGAGATGGTCGTGATCGGGGCGGTTGCCCTGGTCGTGATCGGCCCGGAACGACTGCCCAAGGTCGCACGGACGCTGGGCCATCTGGTTGGCCGCGCCCAGCGTTACGTAGCTCAGGTCAAGGCAGACGTCAGCCGCGAGATCGAGCTGGACGAGTTGCGCAAGGTGCAAGGCGAAATCAGCCAGGCGGCCAGGCAGCTCGAACAACAGATACACAACGAGGTGCAGCTGGCCCAGGCTGAAGTCGACAAGATGCGACAGGAAGCCGAGGCAAATGCGGCATCCATCCCCGACTTCTCTCAACAGCTGCGCAATGACGTGCTGGGCGAAGCTCCGCCAGCCGTGTCTGCTCCTGTTGTCGACCTGTTCAGCCAGCCCCTCGCCGAGCCGCCCCCTCCGGTGTTCACACCCGAGGAAACCGAGTTTCGCTCCCGCCAGCTTGATCTGTTTGCAGACACTGCGCCCACGCCCCACGCCGAAACCCATCACCCATGA
- the tatA gene encoding Sec-independent protein translocase subunit TatA, whose protein sequence is MGSFSIWHWLIVLLIVVMVFGTKKLRNVGGDLGAAVKNFKEGMNGPADQAEKKENGRVIDADSEKR, encoded by the coding sequence ATGGGTTCCTTTAGCATCTGGCATTGGCTTATCGTCCTGCTGATCGTTGTCATGGTCTTTGGCACCAAGAAATTGCGCAATGTCGGCGGCGACCTCGGCGCGGCCGTGAAGAACTTCAAGGAAGGCATGAACGGCCCAGCCGACCAGGCCGAGAAGAAAGAAAACGGTCGCGTCATCGACGCCGACAGCGAAAAGCGCTGA
- a CDS encoding histidine triad nucleotide-binding protein has protein sequence MTDCIFCKIAAGHIPSKKVYEDDEVIAFHDINPIAPVHFLLVPKQHVESLVQCNDEHERLLGKLLLLAPKLAREQGLEAGFRTAINTGHGGGQVVFHLHVHVFGGGSGKMSETLEQLNHN, from the coding sequence ATGACTGACTGCATTTTCTGCAAGATCGCCGCCGGGCACATCCCGTCGAAGAAGGTCTACGAGGACGACGAGGTCATCGCCTTCCACGACATCAACCCGATCGCCCCAGTACATTTCCTGCTGGTGCCGAAACAGCACGTGGAATCGCTGGTCCAATGCAATGACGAGCACGAGAGACTGCTCGGCAAGCTGTTGCTGCTGGCCCCCAAGCTCGCCCGCGAGCAAGGCCTGGAGGCGGGCTTCCGCACCGCCATCAATACCGGCCACGGCGGTGGCCAGGTGGTGTTCCACCTGCACGTCCACGTCTTTGGCGGCGGCAGCGGCAAGATGTCGGAAACACTCGAACAACTGAATCACAACTGA
- a CDS encoding phosphoribosyl-ATP diphosphatase produces the protein MISAEVLHRLAETLETRKHADPESSYVAKLFHKGQDAILKKVGEEATETVMASKDNDRLHIVREVADLWFHSMVLLSWHGLGPDDVLAELHRREGISGIDEKASRPQS, from the coding sequence ATGATCAGCGCAGAAGTATTACACCGCTTGGCGGAAACGCTGGAAACCCGCAAGCATGCGGACCCGGAGTCCTCCTATGTCGCCAAGCTGTTTCACAAGGGGCAGGATGCCATTCTAAAAAAGGTTGGCGAAGAGGCCACCGAAACCGTCATGGCATCCAAGGACAACGACCGCCTGCACATCGTGCGCGAAGTGGCAGACCTGTGGTTCCACAGCATGGTGCTGCTGTCCTGGCACGGCCTAGGCCCGGATGACGTCCTCGCCGAACTGCACCGCCGCGAAGGCATCTCCGGCATCGACGAAAAAGCCTCGCGCCCGCAAAGCTGA
- the hisI gene encoding phosphoribosyl-AMP cyclohydrolase, with protein MSWLDEIRWDAQGLIPVIAQDWQSGRVLMFAYANREALALTADKGTAHYWSRSRNRLWHKGEESGHFQKVHEIRLDCDEDVIIYSIEQQGGIACHTGRESCFYRRLEGGSWVVTDAVLKDPDAIYHKH; from the coding sequence GTGAGCTGGCTCGACGAGATCCGCTGGGATGCCCAAGGGCTGATCCCGGTCATTGCCCAGGACTGGCAGAGCGGCCGCGTGCTGATGTTCGCCTACGCCAACCGCGAAGCCCTCGCGCTCACGGCGGACAAGGGCACGGCCCACTACTGGTCGCGCAGCCGCAACCGGTTGTGGCACAAGGGCGAAGAGTCCGGCCACTTCCAGAAAGTGCACGAAATCAGGCTCGACTGCGATGAGGACGTGATCATCTATTCGATCGAGCAACAAGGTGGCATTGCCTGCCATACCGGGCGGGAGAGCTGCTTCTACCGCAGGCTGGAAGGCGGGAGCTGGGTCGTCACCGATGCCGTGCTCAAGGACCCGGACGCGATCTACCACAAGCACTGA
- the hisF gene encoding imidazole glycerol phosphate synthase subunit HisF, whose protein sequence is MSLAKRIIPCLDVTAGRVVKGVNFVGLRDAGDPVEIAKRYDDQGADELTFLDITASSDERDIILHIIEAVASQVFIPLTVGGGVRQVEDVRRLLNAGADKVSINTSAVTNPRLVADAAGRFGSQCIVVAIDAKDVGAPGQPKWEVFTHGGRKPTGLDAVEWARKMQQLGAGEILLTSMDRDGTKIGFNLPLTRAVSDAVDIPVIASGGVGNLQHLADGVLQGHADAVLAASIFHFGEYTVREAKELMRSQGIEVRL, encoded by the coding sequence ATGTCACTAGCCAAACGCATCATCCCCTGTCTTGACGTCACCGCCGGCCGGGTCGTCAAGGGTGTCAATTTCGTTGGCCTGCGCGATGCCGGCGACCCGGTCGAAATTGCCAAGCGCTACGACGACCAGGGTGCCGACGAGTTGACCTTTCTCGACATCACAGCGAGCTCCGACGAGCGCGACATCATCCTGCACATCATCGAGGCCGTCGCATCTCAGGTGTTCATTCCGCTCACCGTGGGCGGTGGCGTACGTCAGGTCGAAGATGTCCGTCGTTTGCTCAATGCGGGTGCCGATAAGGTGTCGATCAACACCTCGGCGGTGACCAATCCCCGACTCGTGGCGGATGCCGCGGGTCGCTTCGGCTCGCAGTGCATCGTCGTCGCCATCGACGCCAAGGATGTCGGGGCGCCCGGTCAGCCCAAGTGGGAAGTCTTCACACACGGCGGCCGCAAGCCGACGGGCCTCGACGCCGTCGAATGGGCACGCAAGATGCAGCAGCTCGGCGCCGGCGAAATCCTGTTGACCAGCATGGACCGCGACGGCACCAAGATCGGCTTCAACCTGCCGCTGACGCGCGCCGTCTCCGATGCGGTCGACATCCCGGTCATCGCCTCGGGCGGGGTCGGCAATCTGCAGCATCTGGCCGATGGCGTCCTGCAAGGACACGCCGACGCCGTGCTCGCCGCCAGCATCTTCCATTTTGGCGAATACACGGTGCGCGAGGCCAAGGAGCTGATGCGCAGCCAGGGTATCGAGGTTCGCCTGTGA